TCTGTGACAATAATCGCCGTGCGTTCCTTGCGTCGGTGAACCCCTACATCGAGAGTTTCAATGCGAGTGACTCCTCGTACCGGAATCAGACCTTTTCCCTGACGATAGGTTTCTTGAATACCTTCTGTTTCAAGAATTTGGCCCCCTGTAGGAAAATCCGGCCCAGGAATCAAACGCCATAACTTTTCATCAGATAATTGAGGATTATCGATCAAAGCAACTAACCCATCAACCACCTCACCCAAATTATGGGGAGGAATATTTGTGGCCATTCCTACCGCAATTCCAGTACAACCATTGAGTAATAAAAAAGGAAGTTGGGCCGGAAGAACAACTGGTTCTTGTTGAGAATTATCAAAATTATTAGTAAAATCAACAATTGCTTCACTAATATCACTCAACATGCCCTGATCACCAATAGGGGACAAGCGAGTCTCTGTATAACGCATGGCAGCCGGAGGATCATTATCAATTGACCCAAAATTGCCATGGCCCCCTAATAGGGGATAGCGACTGGAAAAGTCTTGCACCATCCGCACTAAAGCATCGTATACGGACTGATCGCCATGGGGATGATATTTCCCTAAAACATCACCAACGACCCGGGCCGATTTACGAAAAGGACGATCAGGAGTTAATCCTAGTTCGTGCATAGCATAGAGAATACGACGATGAACAGGTTTAAGTCCATCGCGGACATCAGGAAGAGCGCGCCCGACGATCACACTCATGGCATACTCTAGATAGGAACGCTGCATTTCCGTATGCAGTGCCGTGGGGATAATTTGACCAGTCGCTAAGAGTTTTAGCTGTCTTGCCATGAGTTTTTCTTTCCTATTAAATCAATCTTGATGGGAACTTAACTCCCTTTGTACAAAAATATCCCCGGAAAATCCCGTTAATTTATTACGAGGATAACTCCCTTGAGTCTTATGACAACCGTTCTGATTGTAGAAGATGATCCTATCAATTTGCGTGTATTCTCTAAAATTCTCACTAAACGGGGAGGTTTAGAGGTCAAAGGAACTGAAGATGTGGAAGAGGTGATGAGAATCGCCCAAGCAGGAGAAGTTGACATTATTCTAATGGATGTTTCTCTTTCCCGTAGTGTTTATCAAGGGGAAGCAGTAGACGGGATTAAAATTACCCAATTTCTCAAAGCTGATCCTAAAACCGCTAAGTTACCTGTTATTTTAGTTACTGCCCATGCTATGGAAGGTGATCGGGAAAATTTTTTAGCACAAAGCGGGGCTGACGGTTATATTTCTAAACCTGTGGTAGACCATCAACAGTTTGTGGCTCAAATTTTGGAGACTGTGGCTAATCATCGGCTTTCGTAGGTTGGGTTGAGGTACGAAACCCAACACAAAGGTTTTGTTGGGTTTCACTATGTTTCAAACTAACCTAAATTATTCAGAACCGATAAAGGTTTTGTTGGGTTTCACTATCGTTCAACCCAACCTACATTATTCAAAACCGATACAGGATTGATTTGAGTTG
The genomic region above belongs to Aphanothece sacrum FPU1 and contains:
- a CDS encoding response regulator is translated as MTTVLIVEDDPINLRVFSKILTKRGGLEVKGTEDVEEVMRIAQAGEVDIILMDVSLSRSVYQGEAVDGIKITQFLKADPKTAKLPVILVTAHAMEGDRENFLAQSGADGYISKPVVDHQQFVAQILETVANHRLS